A window of Sedimentibacter sp. MB31-C6 genomic DNA:
TTAAATGAAGTTTTTGAATTAAGTGATAGATTAGCAGTTATGTATAAGGGACAATTTTCAGGTGTATTTAAAGATATGGATAAACTTACTGAAGAAGAATTAGGCAAGTATATGCTTGGCTTAAAAAAGGACGAAAGATTGGAGGGAATAACATATGAACATTAATAAAAAATTTGATATAATGCGAACTTTGTTAGCAATAGGTATTGCATTATTCATTTCATTTTTAATAATTGTTCTTACAAGCGAAGAACCTTTGAATGCTATTATTCAGTTAATTACAGGTCCGTTGCAAAGTAAGCGACGCTTTGGCAATGTTATAGAAGCTATGATTCCATTAATATTTACAGGAGTAGGAGTAAGTATTATGTTTGCAGCTAATCAAATTAATCTTGCCGGAGAGGGAGCATTTCATATAGGTGGACTAATTGCAACATTCGTGGCTATTAATACTACGCTCCCTTTAGGAATAAGTCCTTTAGTTTGCATAATAGTAGCTGGAGTATTCGGTGCATTGGTAACAGTAATACCTGCAATTTTAAAAATAAAAACAAATTCAGATGTATTAGTATCATCCTTGATGATGAATTATATAGTTTTTAATTTTGCGAATTATATATTGAATTATTTTTTGAGAGATTCATCAGCTGGTTCTGTTGTTTCATATGCAGTTCCACAAGCTACACAGTTAAATACTATTATACAAGGAACAAGAATACACATTGGATTATTTATCGCAATAGCAGTTGCAATATTGGGTTATATATTCTTATATAAAACAAAGACTGGATATGAAATCCGTTTAACAGGAGAAAATCAAGATTTTGCAAGATACTCTGGTATTAATATCGTTAAAGTTACCTTAATATCTGCATTGCTTGGAGGATTTATATTTGGTATGGGAGGCGGAGTTGAACTCCTTGGTATGTACAATAGATTTTCATGGACTTCTCAGTTAGGATATGGATGGGATGCAATAATAATTACTACTTTAGCAAGGAAAAATCCGTTATACGTTCCTTTTGCAGCATTCTTTTTAGCTTATTTAAGAACTGGAGCTTCTATCATGGCTCGTTCTACCGATGTTGTTACAGAAATAGTAGTAATAACTCAAGGAATAATTATTCTTTTAGTTGTTGCAGAACAATTCTTAAGTAAATATAAACATAAGATGATTGCTAAGGAAGCTAAGGCTACTATAAGCAATATAAAGGAGGCTGAATAATATGATATTAGAAGCATTTTTATCTCCTGATTTTTTCAACGCTGCTTTAAGAGCAACAACGCCAATACTTTTTGCTACATTAGCTTCAGCTGTAGCTGTAAAAGCAGGTATTATTAACATGGCGCTTGAGGGTATAATGCTATTTTCTGCTTTGTTTGGAGTTGTATTTAGTTCATTATTTCACAGTGCATGGCTTGGTTTATTTGCTACAATGATATTAGGCGGTTTTATAGGATTATTTTTAGCCTTTTTCGTATTAAGGTTGAAAACAGATGAAATATTAGCGGCAATTGCAATAAATTTAATTGCAAATGGTGCTACAGTTCTACTACTTTTGACAGTATCAGGAGATAGAGGAGTTTCATCTTCTATAAAAAGCATCCCGCTTCAGAGAATAGCAATACCTGTAATAGAAAACATACCATTTTTAGGTGAGGTAATATCAAATCAAAATATTTTGACATACATTTCTTTAATTATGGTTGTAATAGTTCATATATTTTTATATAAAACACCATTAGGATTAAGAATTAGAGCTGTTGGTGAAAATAAAGATGCGGCAGAATCCGTAGGTATAAGTTCTAGAAAAATTCAATATATAGCACTGATGATAAGTGGTATATTAGCTTCAATGGGAGGGTTTTTCCTTTCGGGAGGCTATATGACTAACTTTACAACAGGTATGAGTGCAGGAAGAGGATTTATTGCTTTAGCTGCAAGTGCTATGGGTGGCAATACACCTATAGGAGGATTTTTAGTATCGCTTTTATTTGGTGCAGCACAAGCATTAGCTAACATATTACAGCTTGGCGCATGGCCACATGAATTGATACAAATGCTTCCATATGTAACAACTCTAGTAGGTTTAGGAATTTATAGTTACTTGAAAATGAAAAAAATGGAACGACTAAGCGGGAAATAGATGTAGGGGACGCATTGTATGCGTCCCGCTGTTTATTAGGAGGAAAACATGACAAAAAGAAACATAATAATAGATTGCGATCCAGGAATTGATGATATTATAGCTCTTTCCTTGGCAATAGCAAATGAAGATAAACTTAACATATTAGGAATTACAACAGTGGCAGGTAATCAAAGTATAGAAAAAGTTACTGACAACGCCTTGAAAGTAATTTCATTTTACAACAAAGATATAAAAGTGGCACAAGGACAAAAAAGCCCTTTAATAAGAGAAAAATGTGTGGCAAGTAATGTTCATGGAGAAAATGGTATGGGGGATTATCAACTTCCTGAACCAAAAAATTCCCTATATTCAGATAATGCCATAACATTTTTAAGAGATACAATAATGAATTCAGATAGTAAAGTTACAATGGTTCCTATAGGACCACTTACTAATATAGCTCTTTTAATCAAGACATTTCCTGAAGTAAAAGAAAAAATTGAACTTTTATCAATAATGGGAGGCTCATCATATGGAGGAAATTATACTCCCTATGCAGAATTTAATATATGGGCAGATCCGGAAGCTGCAAGAATTGTATTTGATTCTGGTATTCCTATAGTAATGAGTGGTTTAAATATTACACATACTACAGGTCTAAAGAGAGAAGATGTTGATAAACTATTGAAAAGTAACAGTAAAGTATCGAATATGTGTGGTAAAATTTTGGATTTTTATTTTCGTGGGGATCATGTGAATAATGGTAAATTTACTCCTATACATGATGCTTGTAGCATAATGTATTTATTATATCCTGAATTATTTAAGTTTAAGAATACGAAAGTAACTGTAGATTGTTCAGAAGAAATAAATAGAGGAAATACTTCTGTTGATGTTAGAGATTGGGTAAATTATGACGCTTCATATCCAAAGGTTCTTATGGAAACTGATTCAGAAAAGTTTACAAAATTATTATTAGAATCATTATACAAATTAGACAACATAATAACGTAGGGGACGCATTGTATGTGTACCGTGAACAACCAAACAAAATCAAAATAAGGAGGTTATAATGGGGAAAGTAGTAATTGTAGGAAGTATAAATGTAGATATGGTCTTTACTTCCAAAGTTAGGCCTAAAGCAGGTGAAACTGTTCTTGGAGAAGAATTTTCAATAATTCCAGGTGGTAAAGGAGCTAATCAGGCTGTTGCTGCTAGTAAATTAGGGGCAGAAAGTTATATGATAGGTTGTGTAGGTAATGATAGCAATGGAGAATTTTCAATTAATAACCTTACTAATATGAATGTCAGCACTGATTGTATAGATTCTACTAATGAAGCTACAACTGGTGTTGCAAATATAGTAGTAGCTGAAAATGATAATAGTATTATAGTTATAGCAGGTTCGAATTATAAAATTACAAAGAATACTATAGACAAATATAAAGATGTAATATTATCAGCTGATATTGTATTATTGCAATTAGAAATACCTATAGATATTGTTGAATATACTGCTGAAATTTGTAAGAAAAATAATGTAGATGTACTTTTAAATCCGGCACCAGCAATTGAACTTAAAAAATCATTAATTGAAAATGTTACATATATTACTCCTAATGAACACGAACTAAAAATTATACTTGGAAAGCATGATAATATAGATGAAATAATTAGAAAATATCCTAATAAATTAATTGTTACTATGGGAGCAAAAGGCGTAAAATATTTTGATGGA
This region includes:
- a CDS encoding ABC transporter permease; protein product: MNINKKFDIMRTLLAIGIALFISFLIIVLTSEEPLNAIIQLITGPLQSKRRFGNVIEAMIPLIFTGVGVSIMFAANQINLAGEGAFHIGGLIATFVAINTTLPLGISPLVCIIVAGVFGALVTVIPAILKIKTNSDVLVSSLMMNYIVFNFANYILNYFLRDSSAGSVVSYAVPQATQLNTIIQGTRIHIGLFIAIAVAILGYIFLYKTKTGYEIRLTGENQDFARYSGINIVKVTLISALLGGFIFGMGGGVELLGMYNRFSWTSQLGYGWDAIIITTLARKNPLYVPFAAFFLAYLRTGASIMARSTDVVTEIVVITQGIIILLVVAEQFLSKYKHKMIAKEAKATISNIKEAE
- a CDS encoding ABC transporter permease encodes the protein MILEAFLSPDFFNAALRATTPILFATLASAVAVKAGIINMALEGIMLFSALFGVVFSSLFHSAWLGLFATMILGGFIGLFLAFFVLRLKTDEILAAIAINLIANGATVLLLLTVSGDRGVSSSIKSIPLQRIAIPVIENIPFLGEVISNQNILTYISLIMVVIVHIFLYKTPLGLRIRAVGENKDAAESVGISSRKIQYIALMISGILASMGGFFLSGGYMTNFTTGMSAGRGFIALAASAMGGNTPIGGFLVSLLFGAAQALANILQLGAWPHELIQMLPYVTTLVGLGIYSYLKMKKMERLSGK
- a CDS encoding nucleoside hydrolase encodes the protein MTKRNIIIDCDPGIDDIIALSLAIANEDKLNILGITTVAGNQSIEKVTDNALKVISFYNKDIKVAQGQKSPLIREKCVASNVHGENGMGDYQLPEPKNSLYSDNAITFLRDTIMNSDSKVTMVPIGPLTNIALLIKTFPEVKEKIELLSIMGGSSYGGNYTPYAEFNIWADPEAARIVFDSGIPIVMSGLNITHTTGLKREDVDKLLKSNSKVSNMCGKILDFYFRGDHVNNGKFTPIHDACSIMYLLYPELFKFKNTKVTVDCSEEINRGNTSVDVRDWVNYDASYPKVLMETDSEKFTKLLLESLYKLDNIIT
- the rbsK gene encoding ribokinase, whose amino-acid sequence is MGKVVIVGSINVDMVFTSKVRPKAGETVLGEEFSIIPGGKGANQAVAASKLGAESYMIGCVGNDSNGEFSINNLTNMNVSTDCIDSTNEATTGVANIVVAENDNSIIVIAGSNYKITKNTIDKYKDVILSADIVLLQLEIPIDIVEYTAEICKKNNVDVLLNPAPAIELKKSLIENVTYITPNEHELKIILGKHDNIDEIIRKYPNKLIVTMGAKGVKYFDGIDMKLIPSYNVEVVDTTGAGDTFCGGLAAALVRGDNIEDAIKFANKAAALSITKLGAQSGMPTLEQLL